The stretch of DNA AATTCGGATCCACCAGATCTGGGGACCCCCAGGTAGGCCTTGAGGGAAGGCCGCCCCTTCTCCAGGGGGAGCCAGCAGAGAGCGACCTGTGTGCTGTTACTGTCTGGGTGGAAGTGGCAGGCCCTGCGGGCAGCCTGAGGTCCCTACACTGGACAGGACCCCACGGGGACAGGGGATGCCCACTTCATTCTTCCACCGAGTTCCCAGCACTGGAAAAACACTCAATAATCCCTGTTGAGAAATGAATGCTTTGAACACATGACATGACCTCTGACCCCCAGTAGAATTTTCTTTCTGGCAGAAACCCTCAGAAAagcattctaggagttccctggtggcctcatgggttaaggacccggcattgtcattgctgcagctcaggtcactgctgtagcgtgggttcattcccggcttgggaacttctgctggccaagggtgaggccaaaaaaaaacctaaccaaacaaaaaccattcTACTAGGTCTTTCTTCACTTCCTGCAACCCACCTCTTGGAAGAATCAAAAGGATTTGCTGTGCATTGCATCTCTTACGAGTTCACAATCCTGACCTCAACTCAGCTCGGGGTTTAGAGAAAGCTCTTCTGGGTGTTAATGGAATACCTTCTGCTTACTGTCCTACTGACTagcccagggttttttttttgtttgtttccctaaTGTATTCAAATCCCCAGAACTTTGGCTAATTTATCTCAAGCTGCATTAGGAGCGTGGAGCTGCATTAGGTGCTGGGGTTTGCATAGACTCCTCTAGCTGAGGAGCAGCTGCATGCTAGGTTTGGGCACTCAAGACACAcacccgcacacacacacacactcacataggagttccctggtggctcagtagttaaggatctggcattgttactgctgtgtctcaaattactgctgtggttcaggttcagtccctagcctgggaacttctgcatgctgcaggcatggtctAAACAAATAAAGACACAAgcgtgcacgtgcacacactcacacacacacgtgccCAGCTCTCACATCTTGCCCAGACAGCAGTGAGACACTGGCCAGAGCTCAAGGTCTGGCACCAGAAAGGTTGAAGCCCCACTTCCAGGTCTTGCCAGCAGTGGCACTTGGACAAGTCACCCCATCTCTCTGCACCTTGTTTCCTCTCCTGCAAGGCAAGCGTCCAGCCACTGCCCACCTCTCCACATGCGAGGCAGCTGAActtgaagaaggagagagaggctgtGTCAGGGCGAGCCCCCCTGGGCAGAAAGCATTCCACCTTTCCCCGGGGTTCAGGTGTGGGCTCAGCTCAGAACTGGAGGGCACGCTGTAGCCGTGACCCTGCCAGCGGCTTGGAAACCTTCTGGAGATCCTGTGTCTAATGCGCCTCCACTGCGTCAGGCTGGACCTGTCCTCCAGcccggccccctccccagagCTCCTGCGGGTGTCTAAAGCTCCTCAGCCTTACAGGTTCAAGTCTAAACACGTGACCCTCTCTCTCCAAGTCAGCCCTCCCTCTTCAACCCCTTCGTAGGAGATGGCAGCACTGGGAGCAGATGGCAGCATCCTTggtcccttccccaccctcatccccaaaCTCTGCATGTCCAGTCTTGCACCGGACCCATCAGTCTGCTTTCCTAAGCACCTCTGCAGTTCATCCTCCCCAGGCTCCATCACTCTGTGCCTAAATAGTGAGCAGCACCTGCGAACagtctccctgcttccactccacccccacccccacccccaccccagtcccgtCCCTCAGCAGCCCCCAGGGCCCAACACGCATGCGCCTCGAGCttcttcctgccccagggcctttgcactttctGCTCCCTCTCCCAGACATCCTCTCTGCTGCCATCCTTTCACTCAGCTGACCCCTGCTCACTCTTGGGTCTCATAATAGATATCCCCTCAGCCCGCGCCTCATGCGGGTTTAGAACCCCGCCTTCCTGTGTCACAGGACTGTGCATTTTATTTCAGAGCACCCATGTCAGTTTTCTCTAATTTAGTGTTTCAGTAATGTCTGGCTTCTCCACAAAACTCCAGGAGGGCAGACACTGTGCCTGTTCTCACCTCCCGTCCTGGCACCCAGTGTGTGGTGGAAGCTTAATAAATATTCGTCAGTTCAGTGAAGGCCTCTGCGTCCCTTCCCTAGTGGAGAAGGCGTCTGTTTTACGGTCCCCAGACCCACCATCTAACAGCTTTTCTCCTCCCATCAGCCCGGCGGGGCCCCCGCTCACGTCCTCTGCGTCCAGATGTTCTCTGCCTGGAAGGAACCGATGTTCCTGTCGGTTCATAAGGACGCCGTGCCCACCGCTGCCTCTCTTGGGTGAGTCCGAGGGATTCctcaatttattatttattgggcggggcgggcgggcgggggcgaTCAGTCTGGGGACCACCTAGGAGAGCGCCACCCTTCTCTCCGGGACCACAGTGGAAACAACAGGCAATGTTAGGTCCGAAGACAAAAATGCTTCAGGGCTGGCGAGGCCGGGGTTCACATCCCCGGAGGCCTGTCAGGGCCAGAGGGGGCGGATGGTGCTGTTTGGGGGGTGGGCGTGCAGGAGGAGAAGGACACATTCCTGGTGGCCAAGGCTGAGCGACCCCGGATGAAcgtggaaaggaagagaggaaactcTAAAGGCAACACAAGAAATCGGACAGAGATGTGCCACGTCTCCATGGAGACGCAATGTCGCTGACCTTTGGGGACGGTCAGGACACTCTaaagagagaagggggtgggggaggggtggaaacagaggaaaggagggaagtcccaaggggggcagggggcagtgacAGGAGGACAAAGGGGCGTGGGGCTCGGCCTGGGCCCCTCAGCCCCCCGGGAAGGTATGGGCCATCATGGAAATGATCAGATGGCCCCGTCAGCCGGGGCCATGAACCCGGGTCCTGTAACTCCTCATCAGGTCCCCACCCAGGCACCTTCTGATGGTTCTGTGGCTTCTCAGagccagctctgagccatgtgCCATCCATTAGCTAGGACTACCTTGCCAGGGAATGAAGTAGCGTCTGCTGTGACCCTTGAGTGTCCAGAGAGCGAGACCATGAGAGACCACTCCCCAAGTCTGGGGCACTGAGGAAAGAGGTAATGGGGCCAAATGAGACCAAAGGCTGGACCAAGAGGACCAGtaaggcagggctgggaggggggtcTTACCTTCAGAGCCTCTGAGAGAAGCCCACCAGTTTCCATGGGTCAGGATTAGGGCGCCAGTGGGGATGGCTTGCCTCTGTTCCGTGACGTCTGGGGCCTCGGTGGGAAGACTCAAAGGCTGGGGGACTAGAAACAACCAAAGGCTTCCCTGGGGCCGGGGCATCCACATCCAAAGCGGCCGGTGGGCTGCTCTCCACGGAGCCTCTCCACGTGGTAGCTCAAGGGTCCTCCCAACCTGGCAGCTGGCCTCCCCCAGAGCCAGCAACCTTCTGTGCCAGCATCTCGGAACTTGCACACTGTCACGGCCACCCTGGGTGAGAAGCGAGTCACTCAGTCTGGCCACATTCCCTGGAAGAGGAATTAGAATCCACCTTTTTAGGGAGTTTCTAACTCAgcggtcatgaacctgactagtatccctgaggatgcaggttcgatccctggccttgttcagtgggttaagggtccagcattgccatgagtggtggcgtaggtcacagatgcggctcgggtctggcgttgctatggctctggtgtaggctggcagctgcagccctgattggacccctggcctgggaacctccatatgccacaggtgcgtctctaaaaagggaaaaaaaaaaaaagctagagccTTCCAGGACGTATAGGGGCTTTTCCTGGGAAATCCCAGAGGCAGTCAGCAGATTTTTTCCCAAAATCTGTTGCTCAGCTCCTCCCGCATGAGCCCATCCAACAATCAACTCCCCAGGAAGAGCCCCTGTACCTCACCTCCCTCATCCCCTCATGGGCCAGGAAAGGGCCCAGTTAATCCTGCCCCCTCTGCATCATGCTTTTGGCTTTTTGATGTGTCTTCATACCTGCTCTTTGATTTGAACCTTGCCGTGGCCATGAAAGGCAAGTCAAGAGAGAGCGATGCTCTActccagaaaaaaaccaaatatagaagCTCAGAAAGGTCAAGCAATTtacccaagaccacacagctaggATTGGAGCTGGTGTCTGTCCAACACCGAAGCCTCTCTGCCGAAGGTGGAGATGAATTAGCCTGAAGAGCAACGCTTccaggatttcccgttgtggcgcagggaaaacgaatccaacaagcATCACGACATttcgggttgatccctggcctctttcaatgggttaaggatccagcgttgctgtggctgtggtgtaggccggcagctgtagctccgatttgacccttagcctgggaacctccataggccacgggtgcagccctaaaaagcaaaaaaaaaaaaagaaaagaaaagaaaacagccagACTTCCAGAAAGCGAGCTGCCCCCTGGCCTAAGTCTCATCCCAGAATGAAAGAGGAGCCAGTAGGTCAAAGATCAAGTCACCAACATAAGAGCAAGAACCTGCAAACCGTGGTGCTGGAGTTTGACATTGGTTATTTTAATAAGGTCACCAAAAATAGGTAATTATTCACATTTATGGAACCGTGTCCAGTGCGTACACAGTCTCAGATCCCCACCACAACCCTGAGAAGTGCATTTTGTTCTTCTCATTTTACAAGGTAGGACATTAAGTTTCAGGGGGGTTAGTTAATTtacccaagtcacacagctaatgaatgagccaggatttgaacccagaggaCTGTCTGAATCCCAGACTCCTGCCCTCCCTTTCCATCCAGCAACCTCTGACCATCCTCAATGCCACGCTGATAGAAGGTACCAAAACCTTCTTCGAGGAGTCAGAGTGTGGGCAGATGGGCTGCGGTTTTAGAGCCAGGCCAGAATCTCCCTGTCTGGCCTGATAGCATTCTGCTCCTCTAATAAATTACTCACCCACAGCCAGGCCAGGACAAGGAGAAAGAGAGCAGCTCCCTTGGGAGGGGCCCAGGCGATAAGGAAGGAATGTGCTAAGGATCCTCCCAGCATGGAGGCTTCCAAAGGTCCAGGGTCCAAGAAGACCCAGGCTTGTTAGTGTGGGAGAAGGATGCTGGCCAAGGACACACCCCAGTGGAGCCTGGAGGCGGAGACCACGAGCTCTCAGTTTAAGCCCGAGGAGCAGAGGCACCTTTGCAAGACCCGAGGACTCGGGTGCGCCAGTCCTGTTCCTGAACACggcacagcagagacctgagttccaacccctcctcctcctgcatccGTAGTTTCTCCTTCCCGCAACCTTGAGGTGTCACGGCCTCTTTTCCGCTTTCTTTCAGCGTCGACATGCTCAACCTCACCTCGCAAGTCCCGGAGCCCGCTCTCAACGGGACCCTtccccagagcagcagctgcttccACTCGGACTGGTGGAACTGGCTCAACACCATCCAGGCCCCCTTCCTCTGGGTCCTCTTCCTCCTGGCAGCTCTCGAGAACATCTTTGTCCTCAGCGTCTTCTGCCTGCACAAGAACAGCTGCACGGTGGCAGAGATCTACCTGGGCAACCTGGCCATGGCGGACCTGATCTTGGCCTTGGGACTGCCCTTCTGGGCCATCACCATCGCCAACCACTTCGACTGGCTCTTCGGGGAGGTCCTCTGCCGCGTGGTGAACACCATGATCTACATGAACCTCTACAGCAGCATCTGCTTCCTCATGCTGGTCAGCATCGACCGCTACCTGGCCCTGGTGAAGACCATGTCCATGGGCCGGATGCGCGGGGTGCGCTGGGCCAAGCTCTACAGCCTGGTGATCTGGGGCTGCACGCTGCTCCTGAGCTCGCCCATGCTGGCCTTCCGGACCATGCACGAGTACGCGGCCGAGGGCCACAACGTCACCGCCTGCATCATCAAGTACCCCTCGCGCAGCTGGATGGTGTTCACCAACATCCTCCTCAACTCCGTGGGCTTCCTGCTGCCCCTGAGCATCATCACCTACTGCACCGTGCAGATCCTGCAGGTGCTGCGCAACAACGAGATGCAGAAGTTCAAGGAGATCCAGACGGAGAGGAAGGCCACGGTGCTGGTCCTGGCCGTGCTGCTGCTGTTCGTCGTCTGCTGGCTGCCCTTCCAGATCAGCACCTTCCTGGACACGCTGCTGCGCCTCGACGTCCTCTCGGGCTGCTGGGACGAGCACGTGGTCGACGTCCTCACGCAGATCGCCTCCTACGTGGCCTACAGCAACAGCTGCCTCAACCCGCTGGTGTACGTGATCGTGGGCAAGCACTTCCGCAAGAAGTCGCGGGAGGTGTACTGGCGGCTGTGCGGGAAAGTGGGCTGCGGGCCCGAGCCCAGCCAGACGGAGAATTCCCTGGGCACGCTGCGCACCTCCATCTCCGTGGAGCGCCAGATCCACAAACTGACCTAGGCGACGCGGAGCAGCCGGGGAGCGGAAGCCGCCAGGGCTGCTAGTGCGCATGACCATTGGTGGACAGCAAATCCCGTGCGTGGCCTTGGGCGGTGCGTCTGGGGTCTCCCGTAAAACTCAGGAGCTGAATCCCCACCGGCCCAAGTTGCAGGGAGCAGTGTCGGGAGGTTGGCGTGATCTGGTACACAGCCAACAGCCCATAACATGCCAGTGTTATTGGTCAGGTTCGCTGCCACCCCTGGGCCAGTCCGCCCCTTCCCAGGAGTGGagggagcctgggggcagggacgGAGCGACTGAGCTTCCTTCCCACGGGATGTCCCACCCCGCCCCAGCATGACAGCTCAGATCTCCAGCAATGCCACCCAGCTTTGGTGCCACGGCTGAGTGTCCCACGCATGGGCCCGGCTGCCATCTCGCCTCGGGTTTCTTCAAACCGCTCAGCTAGGACTTTGGAGGCTGAGTCTCAGGTTAATGAAAGTGAAACCCTGAGGTCCCCGGTAAGAACCCGGAGACCAGGATTTTTTGTTCCCCGCGTGGAAAGACAAGGTGCCAAAGAAGCCAATAAGCACTTATGCAGCACTTGCTGTGTACACAGCATCGAGTTCCGtgggtaagaaaagaaaaagaaaatacagcctCCATCTTGAAGGAACCTGCGGACTCGTGGTAATTCAGGGTCTGCAACCGCCAGAAGGCGGTTCAAGACGCGGTCAGGCAAGGCACCGTGGGCGACGCGGGCTGGCGGGGCGAGAAGCAGACGCCCCCAGCTCAGCCGATAACTAGTTGCACGCGGCTGCGTCTCGGCCTGGGTTTGCTCCTCTGTAAGACGAGGTTGTTGTGGGGAATAAAGGAGGTAACAAGCAGGGAAGTGCTTTGACACATGAAAGGTGCTATCTAAATGTGAGGCGTCACTGTGCCCACAGAACGGAAGTAAGTTCATCTCGAAGAGAAAGACACAGGTTCAGCCAAAGGCCTGTAGAATCGGTCTTGTAGCTAATGGTTGTGTAAAGCACCCGTTAGTGTCTGACAcataataggtgttcaataaTGTTAGCTCCCTTCCACCACCTGTCCTTCCCATcaacctgccccacccccacccccgcccccgacacacacacacacacacacacacaagcatttTCGGTAAGGTCACCTGTTCGGTGGAGATGGGAGAAGGCCCTCCCCAACCCGCCTCCAGTAAGTTATTGGCGCAAAGCAGCTACTGCGCAGGGGCCAGGGCTCCGCCTCTtgtgggaggggctgagggcgGGGCGGGCAGTGATGGGCGGGGCAGGGAGCAGGTACCAGGTGTCAGGCCAGAAGAAGCTGGACCAAGCATCGTTGGCCAGAGGCTTTATGGACAGCCTTGGCCCCAAGCCCTAGGACCTCTGggagatttgtttcttctttctctatggGTGTGCAGCCTGCTTCCTGTGGCCGGCCCACAAAGAGATAAGGAGAATGCACCACCCAGGCGCCAACAACAATTGCTTAGAGTCGAGGCAGGGAGGGGCGCTCCATAGCCCTGGAGTTCGGGAGCTACAGAGGGTAATGTAGGCAGCGCCGGGGAAGCACCCACTTGTTCTAAATGGGTGGTTTGGGGCAGGCTCTCCCTGGAGGATAGCACCTATAGGACCAGGCAGATTAGATGACAAAGATCCCACAAATCCCAAGCAATCCTGCTCtggattttaaaagagaaagcgTCCAAGTTGCCACTGTGATGTAGCATTGTCGCTGCACCtgctcaggttgcagctgcggctgggattcagtccctggcctgagaacttccatatgccatgggtgcagccaaaaaaaaagagagaaagggtcaAAAATGATCTCCTCTCCATCccagcctttttttccccccctgccAATCATCTTCTGCCCCAATGAATATACACACTTGTagctggagaaagaaaacaggtgAAATAAGAAGTAAGAACGATTTAGTATTAGAATGAAGTTAAACCATGAACATATGGGGGGGGGACTGGGCTTTGGAGTGTGTGACACTCTTTCATCAGCAGGTGTGCATGATCTGAGAGTCTCCTGTGGGCAGAGCCGCATCACAGCCCTGGGCTCTCAGTGGTCATTTAGGGTCTGTGTGTGGTCTAAGGGGCAGCCTGTCCGTGGAAGAGGAGTTGCCCCTTGGGTTGTGCTGATTCCGTGATGAAGAATGTCTGTCCTGTGAAAGACCCAAAAAGCTCTTCCTTTGTAAAGAGGGAGCATTTCGCAAATGAGGAGAAATGGCTGAACCCCGTACACATGTGTCTTTTCTGTCCAGCATAATAAATGGATGAGGCCTTTTTGCGTCATTCTCTCATTTGTTACAACTCACCAAACCCTGAATCTTGTCAGGGGCCCTGACATGAGCAGTTAGAAGCCGTGGCTGTCAGGAGGGCAGTGGGCCCATTTATTTCCAGTCAGCCTACTACAGCGTTTCTGCCATGTGTATCAGTGGTGTCGAAGCTACTGTGGTTGTGTTTCcctaaaagtaaaagaattttgCTTATATATACCCAGGATGGACACTTATTAACATGTATTACAATGtacattctagggagttcctattgcaggctcagtgggttaagaacctgactagcatccatgaggatgagggttcgatccctggctttgctcagtgggttaaggatccagcgtcgccccAAGTCGCAGTGTGGGactcagatgtgactcagatctggtggtgccgtggctgtggccatgggcCGGCAGTTGGGGCTCCAATtcaaacctagcctgggaacttccatatgctgcaggtgtggctatgaaattaataaataaatttttaaattttttaaaaactaaaaaaaaaaattaaaataaaaaaataaaatgtacagtcTAAAATATACTCCGgtagaaatttaagaaattttaccAAGATTTGAGTATTTCCTCCCATCCTACATTCCTACCTTGGTAACTCATTACAAATCTCCCACTGGGTGCCCGTAAACCCCCCATGAGGCCCTAGAATCTCAAGGATGGCAACAATTTAATCATTCATGCACATGATGTATATCTATTGAGTGCcttccttttgatttccatttggcAAGGTCTAAATCAAACAGCTGTCTAACCACTGCTTGCATACTCCCAGTGATGGGGATCTCATTACCGACTCCATTTGGGGACCCCTTCAGTActcacatattcattcattcactcattcattcaataaaactTGCATTCTGTGGCTACAGAAATGGCACTGCTTTGTCTACCCGTCTCTCCATCCCTGCAGGAAGCCTGGGCTCATGAGGAAGGGCACCCTGTCTCCCTCCCACCTAGTGAATCAGCACCTCCTTTAGATTCCACCTAACGTCTCTGAGATTTGGGAGGATTTTTGCCTACAGAGTAAGAATCTGGGGATGGTGGAGATTAAGTGAGATAAGGGTGTTCTAGTGGATTGAATAgtgtccccccaaattcacatcCACATGGAACCTCAGGATGTGCCCTTGTTGGGAATAAATCTTTGTGGACGTAATTAAGATGAGGtcgggacttcccattgtggctcagcagtaatgaatccaatgaatatccatgaggatgcgggttcgatccctggccatgctcagtgggttagggatctggcgttgccatgagctacagtgtaggtcacagacgtggcttggatccctcatttctgtggctgtggtgtaggccggtagctgcggctccagtttgacccctagtctgggaacctccatgtacagtgggtgtggccctaaaaagacaaaaaaaaaaaagttaagatgaggtcctcctggatgaagaTGGACCTACCCTCAATGATGAGCATCCTGATAGGAAGAGGCGAGGATGCACAGAGACGTGGAGACCAGGACGTgagaagatggagacagagatggggGTGATGCTTCTATAAGCCAAGGGCCTCCAGAGGTTGCCTGGAACCACGGGAAGCCGGGCAGAGGCCAGGGCCCAGGTTCTCCCCCGGAGCTTCCAGAGGAAACAACacggctgacaccttgattttggactcctGGCCTCCTGGGCTGTGAGAGAATGAAGTTCTGCTCCTTTAAGCCTCTCCCTTTGTGGTACCTTGAACCAGCTGCTCTGGGAGACGAATGCAGGTGCCTTAATGGTTCTGAGCTCATCCCTGAGGTCGCCTGTCACAGTCCACACATGGCCCTTCCCCCAACAGCAGAGAGGGAACCAGACCCAGACACCACCTTCCAGTCTCCTGGGGGTTAGAGATGCCAGTCGGTGATGGAGGGTTTCTAAGAAAGAATATACTGCCTTATAGAATTTTAGAGATTTCTTCAAAGGGGGGATCCTGAGCCCTTTCTCAAGGTCATGTAGCCCATTAGGGGCTGGCTCAGGCTCCCAGCGTGTGTGTGCCTTTGGCCTCAACACCCCATCTCTGCTAACCCAGGACTGGGGGCCACCctgcttctctcctccttcccccaaaggCAGGCGGATTCCCAGAGTCTCAAACTACAATAAGAAGAGGCCACAGGACCCAGCTCCCA from Sus scrofa isolate TJ Tabasco breed Duroc chromosome 7, Sscrofa11.1, whole genome shotgun sequence encodes:
- the BDKRB2 gene encoding B2 bradykinin receptor isoform X2 yields the protein MFSAWKEPMFLSVHKDAVPTAASLGVDMLNLTSQVPEPALNGTLPQSSSCFHSDWWNWLNTIQAPFLWVLFLLAALENIFVLSVFCLHKNSCTVAEIYLGNLAMADLILALGLPFWAITIANHFDWLFGEVLCRVVNTMIYMNLYSSICFLMLVSIDRYLALVKTMSMGRMRGVRWAKLYSLVIWGCTLLLSSPMLAFRTMHEYAAEGHNVTACIIKYPSRSWMVFTNILLNSVGFLLPLSIITYCTVQILQVLRNNEMQKFKEIQTERKATVLVLAVLLLFVVCWLPFQISTFLDTLLRLDVLSGCWDEHVVDVLTQIASYVAYSNSCLNPLVYVIVGKHFRKKSREVYWRLCGKVGCGPEPSQTENSLGTLRTSISVERQIHKLT
- the BDKRB2 gene encoding B2 bradykinin receptor isoform X1 → MSCSRRHSSSALEAPKTTGDFRRPAGPGGHGGARRARAPDRPGGAPAHVLCVQMFSAWKEPMFLSVHKDAVPTAASLGVDMLNLTSQVPEPALNGTLPQSSSCFHSDWWNWLNTIQAPFLWVLFLLAALENIFVLSVFCLHKNSCTVAEIYLGNLAMADLILALGLPFWAITIANHFDWLFGEVLCRVVNTMIYMNLYSSICFLMLVSIDRYLALVKTMSMGRMRGVRWAKLYSLVIWGCTLLLSSPMLAFRTMHEYAAEGHNVTACIIKYPSRSWMVFTNILLNSVGFLLPLSIITYCTVQILQVLRNNEMQKFKEIQTERKATVLVLAVLLLFVVCWLPFQISTFLDTLLRLDVLSGCWDEHVVDVLTQIASYVAYSNSCLNPLVYVIVGKHFRKKSREVYWRLCGKVGCGPEPSQTENSLGTLRTSISVERQIHKLT